In one window of Cydia fagiglandana chromosome 1, ilCydFagi1.1, whole genome shotgun sequence DNA:
- the LOC134665579 gene encoding uncharacterized protein LOC134665579 has protein sequence MHLLVILACFAAATATNSTKDETTELPTTTTTTTPTKEILKASETADPSKVEIVKQIRRLNDDGSYTIGYEADDGTFKIESRDVRGNVKGTFGYIDQDGEIKRVTYTSSSDMPTPVPVTTSTTPSVPTMIVRMNKTVSSTTRRPLATVVYPTRSSFTTRGTVIQPIPKRRLPITSSRSSSDATTDKQKPEETTSSILNLYKPKSEDSKIRTQVLKPSSDVKDDLVTKQTTTKLPSTVKPVYENTNEKENTDPFKANTIRRELTGTSPNPHMINLQQSAGDDSTDVYGSHLSLGTARPLFTTTTPRPRLIPIHSLVAARQKIQEQYQELPEQETTIEASTGRVFDQQNVVTSNPVPVVHIPQREDDRIYQPIYRRPEATVQFRTREYLRDNPGSPVPIGNQRPFLHYEYQNKILEPHQFVKDTTTHAQIKGTAPEVVTASPYDVRPVTRIIPIAVDERGIPIQQYQPQQPRYINPYRPTQPPIYQQRYEPILDEMNSISAPVSTRDLKKLLQILIYRQNRLQSLMDQVVAPGPPYQPLFRQEQPQYDYRYQNARQYQEDDRYDYRYDQQKYRQQEVYSNQVASYENPQYESQRYVPRRRLYTRPYDADGSSSNRVEEAPEFLPPDIREALLLKMLMLAISPDFMPTPAPATELTTAAPSRKQVRNVQILGEEGSVDTMKRSMRH, from the coding sequence ATGCACCTCCTCGTGATACTCGCGTGTTTCGCCGCCGCGACCGCCACTAACTCCACCAAAGATGAAACTACTGAATTACCaaccactactactactactacacctACCAAAGAAATTCTAAAGGCTAGCGAAACGGCTGATCCTTCCAAAGTTGAAATTGTCAAGCAAATTAGACGATTGAATGATGATGGCTCCTATACTATAGGATACGAAGCCGATGATGGTACATTTAAAATTGAAAGTAGAGATGTTCGCGGAAATGTGAAAGGGACGTTCGGGTATATAGACCAGGATGGTGAAATTAAGCGTGTGACATACACTTCCTCGAGCGATATGCCTACCCCTGTTCCTGTGACTACAAGTACGACGCCTAGTGTTCCTACAATGATTGTTCGAATGAACAAAACAGTGTCATCCACCACTCGAAGACCGTTAGCGACCGTTGTTTACCCAACCCGGAGCAGTTTTACTACCAGAGGAACTGTGATTCAACCTATACCAAAACGGAGATTGCCTATTACTTCTTCACGATCTAGCTCTGACGCGACTACGGATAAGCAAAAGCCTGAGGAGACAACTAGTAGCATTTTAAATCTTTACAAGCCCAAATCAGAAGACAGTAAAATAAGGACGCAGGTGTTGAAGCCTAGTTCGGATGTGAAGGACGACCTTGTGACAAAACAAACGACAACTAAATTACCCTCAACTGTGAAACCAGTTTACGAAAATACAAACGAAAAGGAAAACACGGATCCTTTTAAGGCTAACACTATCAGGCGAGAGTTGACTGGTACCAGTCCTAATCCTCACATGATTAACTTGCAGCAATCAGCTGGTGACGATTCCACTGATGTCTACGGAAGCCATCTATCACTAGGAACTGCTCGGCCGCTGTTTACTACAACGACACCTCGACCTAGACTTATACCAATTCACTCGTTAGTTGCAGCACGACAAAAGATACAAGAGCAGTACCAAGAGCTGCCGGAACAAGAAACGACAATAGAAGCAAGTACTGGACGTGTGTTTGATCAACAAAATGTAGTGACATCTAATCCAGTGCCAGTAGTGCATATACCCCAAAGGGAAGATGACAGGATTTATCAACCTATCTACCGAAGACCAGAAGCCACAGTGCAGTTCCGGACGAGAGAATATTTGAGAGACAACCCTGGATCGCCGGTGCCCATTGGGAACCAGCGGCCCTTTCTCCACTACGAGTACCAGAACAAAATATTGGAGCCGCATCAGTTTGTGAAAGATACTACTACTCATGCGCAGATAAAGGGGACTGCACCCGAGGTGGTCACAGCTTCGCCCTACGACGTGCGCCCGGTTACTAGAATAATTCCCATAGCAGTAGATGAAAGAGGTATTCCAATCCAGCAGTATCAACCACAACAACCACGGTACATAAACCCTTACAGACCTACACAGCCTCCTATCTACCAGCAACGGTACGAGCCTATTCTCGATGAAATGAACTCGATATCTGCTCCCGTAAGTACGAGAGATCTTAAAAAGTTACTCCAGATTCTGATCTACAGGCAGAACAGATTGCAATCTTTGATGGATCAAGTTGTTGCACCGGGTCCCCCGTATCAGCCTTTATTCAGACAAGAACAACCGCAATATGACTATAGATATCAAAATGCTCGTCAATACCAAGAAGACGACAGGTACGATTATAGGTACGATCAGCAAAAATACAGGCAGCAGGAGGTATATTCAAATCAGGTAGCGAGTTACGAGAACCCTCAATACGAAAGCCAGCGATACGTCCCAAGGCGACGATTATACACTAGGCCTTACGATGCTGATGGAAGTTCATCAAATAGAGTAGAAGAGGCTCCAGAGTTTCTCCCGCCAGATATACGAGAAGCTCTACTTTTGAAAATGCTGATGCTTGCGATCAGTCCTGACTTTATGCCCACGCCGGCGCCCGCCACAGAATTAACAACTGCAGCTCCAAGTAGGAAACAAGTGAGAAACGTCCAGATATTAGGCGAAGAGGGTTCTGTCGATACTATGAAGCGATCCATGAGACATTAA
- the LOC134665115 gene encoding uncharacterized protein LOC134665115 translates to MAALVRLSMLALCACAASAQFADERAPRYIASEPKQTSTPVPILKQINRHNEDGSYTYGYEAADGSFKIETKAQNGEVKGKYGYKDDTGKLRVIEYGANKYGFQPSGEGITVAPPTLVDESTRDRPPKSQGDRASAQSIDYDYEEPAPAPRPAPRPAPRPQPAYRAPQQQQYRPEPQQQQYRPEPQQQQYRPEPQPQYRPQQSAPTPPKPAFFAGAAPAPVDRDSFFNPAPQPQPQRPQPQRQPDFRPAPQFQSFAPKPQVEYSQNFAPAPAEPRYQQNQFQQPRSQSQPFSMLDQLLKEYALPQGGAAPLHDITFGSY, encoded by the exons ATGGCGGCTCTAGTGCGATTG TCGATGCTGGCGTTGTGCGCGTGCGCCGCGAGCGCGCAGTTCGCGGACGAGCGCGCGCCGCGCTACATCGCCTCCGAACCCAAACAGACCTCCACGCCCGTCCCTATCCTGAAGCAGATCAACAG GCACAATGAGGACGGGTCGTACACATACGGGTACGAAGCTGCCGATGGCTCCTTCAAGATCGAGACCAAAGCCCAAAACGGTGAGGTCAAGGGCAAATACGGATACAAGGATGATACTGGAAAG TTGCGGGTGATCGAGTACGGCGCAAACAAGTACGGATTCCAGCCTTCGGGAGAAGGCATCACCGTGGCGCCACCCACACTTGTTGATGAATCCACTCGTGATCGGCCACCGAAATCACAG GGCGACCGCGCTTCCGCGCAGTCTATAGACTACGACTACGAAGAGCCCGCGCCCGCCCCGCGGCCCGcaccgcgccccgcgccgcgcccgcAGCCCGCCTACCGCGCGCCCCAACAACAACAGTACAGACCAGAGCCGCAACAGCAACAGTACAGACCGGAGCCGCAACAACAACAGTACAGGCCAGAGCCTCAGCCACAGTACAGGCCGCAGCAGTCTGCGCCCACACCACCAAAA CCCGCATTCTTCGCCGGCGCGGCCCCCGCCCCAGTCGACCGCGACAGCTTCTTCAACCCCGCCCCGCAGCCGCAACCCCAGCGGCCGCAGCCCCAGAGGCAGCCGGACTTCCGACCGGCTCCTCAGTTCCAGTCCTTCGCGCCCAAGCCCCAGGTCGAGTACTCCCAAAACTTCGCGCCAGCGCCTGCTGAGCCCAGATACCAACAGAACCAGTTCCAACAGCCGAGGAGTCAAAGCCAACCCTTCTCCATGCTGGATCAGCTCCTTAAAGAATACGCTTTGCCACAGGGAGGCGCTGCCCCCCTCCACGATATCACCTTCGGATCCTATTAG